The genomic stretch caatgcgtgagtgggtcgtgtagTGCATGCTTTATTGCGTTGAATAttataacgtgatacatttaaacaaaaaattaattaccgccgtcattgggataaatttgataaccctaacttaagtctaaactaaagactaaggatgagtgtaacatattatgtctgtaacgttaaatacaattagaaaacgatttaattaaaaaatatatatatattaaaaaaaaggcatggccaatatttttttgccgattccgatactttgacccgatcgacatctctaataataataataaataaataatgctaAATACATCATTATTTGGCTACAAAAGCCTTACATGTGTTTTGGTTGCCAAGAATCAAACCACTTTTCAGATGTTAGAGGAGTCACAAAACACGGCAAAAAACAGCAACAGTTGTTGTTTAAGACAGTATTAGTTGTTTCGGAGAAACCAAACGAAGATAGGCATTTCTGCTCAAGCAAAAAGTCTGATTTGCTAAATGCCCCAGCAACTCTTGAATATGTAAaagttctcaatctaaagacaTTGGTCTTTGACGCTTTGATGGCTGTGACatatgacataaaaaaaattgggtgATATTTACTTAGGCAGCATACAATCGCCGACAAGGGTTTGGACATAGTCCCCTTCTTAATGATGTACTTGAATTGCGGAAATTAATTATTCTCTTGATATGTCCAGGTCGGACGCTGGGGTGTGCATGTGTGAAAGAAATCACATTCCCACATGTGACACatacacaatggaaaaaaaaagagtaattgAGCAACACAACAATGTACCAGTATAGATTAATATACTTGAGGATAGTAAAATCACACTGACTATTCATGATGGTGCCCCACTCCGGAATGAAAAACATCCCTCTTAGCATGACCCTTCCCCCACCACGTCCTTGTCCCTCATCCTTGCAGGCGGTCTTTCTCCAAGGGCACAAAAGACTCTTGGTGTAAACTGTGCAACATTCCTGAGGTTTCAAATCAGGCGgccatgtagaaaaaaaaattaaatagttTGTTTTGCCAGTCCAAATATTGGCAGTTACCCGGTATTGGCCATGTAAACACCAATAACCCTAATCAAAAATATGATGCGAATACAAAGGTTTTGTTTATCTATCAGCCTATAACTCAGAACCTTCATTTGTAGATAAAAGTAACCATGTGTTCTGAAGGACTGACCTGAGGTTAATTTACAggttttgaaccaattggaattatttttaaaatattaggtCTTGTATTATCTAAGTGCTGTGATTGGCTGGTGACCATTTCACGGTGTACTCCACCTCCTACCCAAAGTCAGTTGACACAGTACTCCCTCATGACCCATCAGAATTATGCACTACAGAACATGGATGAATGGACATTACCCATACAAACGTTTATCATACctggcttgttttttgttttgtttttgttttttgtgcagAATGAAATTGCTGCGTCTGTGATGGCCCTCTAGAACTGGAGTTGCCACACCAGGACTTTAAAACATGAAGATCAAGTATGCCATTGTCTTCATCTTCATCATGGCCCTAGTCATTATTGAAAAGGAAAGTAACATCATATCAAGGTATGAGggaggcgccgtttgtaaagcagctcctgctgaaaattacgacattttctcacacttagcgccacacagtgtttaaaacgtgGTGTGAACTTTTTAGAGTCaccttttttgcacatttacaacattattgagcaacttaaatgttcatttttaaatatgttttgtacctgaatgtttaaatccagaactaaatatttaatttaaatcttaaaattgtatcctaaatgctaaatctggaaacggttggaactaaatatttagcttaaccctttaatgcctgcaatatgaagcaattgtcagggaatcacaaaatttgaaaaataaggtcttaatgaaaccttttttttcaaatttgtaaaaagaaaaatcaaaatgaatatgtgtaataagcgctctaatatctataacccttgctaaatcctgtttattTCTCTCATGGAACcttcagatgcatgtgttgacttgcatccatcatttttcttttaaaatagaaatgtcaaaattctgaattagtctcaaaatcatgaaattttaggtgtatcaaatgtgatacatttggcaataaagggttaaaatgtaaagtcacatgactggagaccggaagtaacaaaataaaagctggaacacacaaaatactctttaaatagtttctcctaaatatgtattttacctatctattgttattatcacaatgactcatgtccaagagcagactgccaccgttgagtaggttttattcattttcaagcaacataAACAGACAGTCCGAGCTGCTCAAccaacttttattttgttacttccggtctccagtcatgtgaatttgcatattaagataAATACTTAATTCAAAacgtttcctgatttaacatttaggttATAGGATatacatttaagatttaaaataattgtttagttttggtttaaacaatcaggtccaaaacttcttatttaaatataaataaagttgctaaataatgttgtaaatgtgcaaaaaaaaaagtgactaaaaatttcacaccattttaaacactttgTGGCgctaaatatgagaaaatgttgtcgtaattttcagcatgtaatgctttacaaacggcgccccataggtATCAGCTATGGAATTTTGCATTCCAAGaccttgaatggaaaaaaaccaaCGTACTATCCATCTAATCCCTTTGGTTTCTGATCAGGGTGTCTGAAAAAATGATGCTGAGACAAACGCCACAGCAGACCACACAAACTTCTCTGGATTACAGCAACACAACACAACCTAGTCAGACCATCAGTACGACACAAGGGAGTCCTTCTAATCGCACTGAGGAGCAGCACGAGAAAGAACTTCAAAATGGTCGTCGTAAGCACATTTTACTTATGGCCACCACGAGATCAGGCTCTTCATTTGTGGGACAATTCTTTAACCAGCACGGAGAGAACATGTTTTACCTCTTTGAGCCACTATGGCACGTAGAACGCATGATGATGAATAAATCTGCAGAAACGAACAACAGCAGCCTATTGCCAACAATTTATCGGGATGTACTTAAGGGCCTCTTCCTGTGTGATTTCTCCCCTTTGGAGAAGTTCATCTCTCCACCACCCCAGAACCATGTGACCTCTGAGCTTTTCCGTAGACATTCCAGTTCATCACTGTGTGAAGAGCAAGTCTGTACTCCTGTCATCAAGGACGTTTATGAGCggtaatgttggttttgttattGAATAAGATTAAAtgtgatctaaaaaaaaaaaaaaatgtgttgtcgTCATAGGTACGGTTGCAAAAATCGGCTGTGTGGTCCACTCAACTTGACGCTAGCTTCGCAGTTGTGCCTTTCCAAAAAACACCAAGCCATCAAGACTGTACGCGTACAGAAGTGGCAAACGCTGCAGCCTCTTTTGGAGGACCCTCGCCTGGACATGAAAATAATCCAGCTTGTCCGAGATCCACGTGCCATATTGGCATCACGCAtattggccttcccaaagtaccAAACGTGGAACGACTTTGTGCACGATGGTCATCCACCCGAAAATTACAAGGAGGTACTCCAAGGAAACTGTGACAACATCAGGTGGGCCGCTGAGGTGGGCCTGAGCCAGCCTGACTGGTTGAGGAGACGCTACATGTTGGTGCGGTACGAGGACATCGCTCGATTCCCAATGCAGAAGGCCGAAGAGATGTACAGGTTTACGGGGATCCCGTTCAGCCCTCAGGTCCGTGAGTGGATATTGAGGAATACCCACACCACACAGGGCAAAGATGACCTCTTCTCCACCCAGAGAAACTCATCAGAGCAGGCAGAAAAATGGAGATATAACCTTCCTTTTACCCTTGCTCAGTTGGTGCAGCGACTTTGCGGACCCACGATGAAGCTGTTTGGATACAAGTTTGTGAACAATGCAAAGATGCTCGTCAACAAGTCCATCAGCTTATGTGAGGACAGAACATTTCAATAAATGAATCTGGAAAATATTTTACAGCAGTGGTATCTGGACGTTTCGGGCCAATTAGTGCAAGCAGAGAACAACTCACTCTCTCTAGACAAGGTCACTAGGGGAATAATCACCTGTGCTGATAGGCCCTTCTCGATAGTAGACCCCTGGGCTTACTTTAGCCCATTGGATTAGGTGGCCCTTTTCAGCTGCTTTACAGGACATTTGACATTTTCCATTCCTAAAGCTGTTTTACATAAAAGAGGTTTTATTGCAGATCAAATATGTGATTTGTGTAccttttttttccaagtgtAATGTGATAAGGTTTTAATACATATCCTTATAGTAAATTAAGTTTTTtcataaattaaaaatgtagTTTACGCTCGCTTTGTACAACCATGAAATCATtgcagtttaattttattttttgatagagtGTATaacaaagtgagtacacccctcacatttctgcagatatttaagtatatcttttcatgggacaacactgacaaaatgacactttgacacaatgaaaagtagcctgtgtgcagcttatataatagttaatttattttcccatcaaaataactcaaaatatagccattaatatctaaaaccctggcaacaaaagtgagtacacccctatgaaaaaaacgtacatccctaaatgtccaaattgagtactgcttgtcattttccctccaaaatgtcatgtgactctgtgctgtcagcattgctgcagagattgaagaggtgggggtcagcctgttagtgctcagaccatacgccgcgctctggtgtgcatggttgtcaccccaggaggaagcctcttctgaagacggtacacaagaaagcctgcaaacagtttgctgaagacatgtcaacaaagcatatgggttactggaaccatgtcctatggtctatttagacgggtgggctttcttgtgtaccgtcttcagaagaggcttcctcctggggtgacagccatgcacaccaatttgatgtagagtgtggcgtatggtctgagaactaacaggctgaccccccacctcttcaatctctgcagcaatgctgaca from Corythoichthys intestinalis isolate RoL2023-P3 chromosome 10, ASM3026506v1, whole genome shotgun sequence encodes the following:
- the chst3a gene encoding carbohydrate sulfotransferase 3a — translated: MKIKYAIVFIFIMALVIIEKESNIISRVSEKMMLRQTPQQTTQTSLDYSNTTQPSQTISTTQGSPSNRTEEQHEKELQNGRRKHILLMATTRSGSSFVGQFFNQHGENMFYLFEPLWHVERMMMNKSAETNNSSLLPTIYRDVLKGLFLCDFSPLEKFISPPPQNHVTSELFRRHSSSSLCEEQVCTPVIKDVYERYGCKNRLCGPLNLTLASQLCLSKKHQAIKTVRVQKWQTLQPLLEDPRLDMKIIQLVRDPRAILASRILAFPKYQTWNDFVHDGHPPENYKEVLQGNCDNIRWAAEVGLSQPDWLRRRYMLVRYEDIARFPMQKAEEMYRFTGIPFSPQVREWILRNTHTTQGKDDLFSTQRNSSEQAEKWRYNLPFTLAQLVQRLCGPTMKLFGYKFVNNAKMLVNKSISLCEDRTFQ